The following coding sequences are from one Capsicum annuum cultivar UCD-10X-F1 chromosome 3, UCD10Xv1.1, whole genome shotgun sequence window:
- the LOC107865063 gene encoding uncharacterized protein LOC107865063, whose protein sequence is MGVGKKPPQIIWQGGLRGTIRDHNGDWIVGFMEHKSNTTTLAAELPALKRGLNIAINHNVTPLQVELNSLEAIRVLTEENLLLDNLTTDCRSMLERVLATHPEHIFREGNKAADLLAKAARNEAVQESLKILLVPPVFVLDTIDVDKSGTMYSRKLRVCNLLSNSQALAQQSFDAPPGSFVT, encoded by the exons ATGGGGGTCGGAAAAAAACCGCCGCAAATTATTT GGCAAGGGGGACTAAGGGGTACCATCAGAGACCATAATGGGGACTGGATTGTGGGTTTCATGGAACACAAATCCAACACCACCACCCTAGCTGCAGAGCTACCCGCTCTCAAAAGGGGCCTCAACATAGCAATCAACCATAATGTAACCCCTCTTCAAGTAGAATTAAATTCTTTGGAGGCTATTCGGGTTTTAACTGAAGAGAACTTGCTACTTGATAATCTTACTACTGATTGCAGGTCAATGCTAGAGAGGGTCCTAGCAACCCATCCGGAGCATATCTTCAGGGAAGGGAACAAAGCGGCTGACCTATTAGCCAAAGCAGCTAGGAATGAAGCAGTGCAAGAGAGCCTTAAAATCCTACTAGTTCCTCCTGTGTTTGTATTAGACACCATAGATGTAGACAAATCAGGAACTATGTACTCTAGGAAATTGCGTGTTTGTAATCTACTTTCTAATAGCCAAGCCTTGGCTCAACAATCTTTTGATGCCCCACCGGGCAGCTTTGTAACTTAA